Proteins encoded by one window of Hippoglossus hippoglossus isolate fHipHip1 chromosome 15, fHipHip1.pri, whole genome shotgun sequence:
- the LOC117775716 gene encoding interferon-induced, double-stranded RNA-activated protein kinase-like, producing MATVNYVAELNEYAQRTGSEVIFEEVSSEGPDHEKKFTQRVICNSEVYPEGVGRSKRQAKHNAAEHALRCLLENQPASNVVNNQSVNDNSFEETNFKGILNHYCQKKSLAHNYIQVNRSGLPHSLQFTYKVVIKEKEYPVGEGKTIKQAQQNAAQQAWSALQQQSDWDSKVSLRSNVSEDDDPPMMSSTSTSTSTSLEPTMSSSQSEPMSTSDSIVFMDSSNPLNDQVAVENEGRADSVSNTPTKSRFTSQFDSIKSLGKGSYGHVYEVREILLNKKYALKIVCGKKKALREVKALSDLHHTNIVRYYTCWMEDTGYKQNSSADSSSSQESSPQFLYIQMELCGSKTLRHWINERNTRTLPESNRRHESLTIAQQIVSGVEYIHSKKLIHRDLKPANIMFGQDGAVKIGDFGLVTADDVDDENPMERTNKSGTFSYMAPEQLENIYDRKVDIFAFGLIYFELLWKMSTGHERGKVFGDARNQKFPREFPLSQEEQIMKSMLCKEPKQRAEASALKAELEKLAHILNPQKTEHQQNVTV from the exons ATGGCAACTGTAAACTACGTAGCTGAGCTAAACGAGTACGCACAGAGAACAGGCTCCGAGGTGATTTTTGAAGAGGTGAGCTCCGAGGGACCCGACCATGAGAAGAA ATTCACCCAGAGGGTAATCTGCAACAGTGAGGTGTATCCCGAAGGTGTGGGGAGGAGCAAGAGGCAAGCCAAGCATAATGCTGCTGAACATGCCCTTAGATGCTTGTTGGAGAACCAACCTGCCAG CAATGTGGTAAATAACCAGAGTGTGAATGACAACAGCTTTGAAGAGACAAATTTCAAAGGAATTCTCAACCACTACTGTCAGAAAAAAAGCCTCGCCCATAATTACATCCAAGTGAATAGAAGCGGTCTACCACATAGTCTCCA ATTCACCTACAAAGTAGTAATCAAAGAGAAGGAGTACCCTGTGGGGGAGGGTAAGACTATCAAGCAAGCCCAACAAAATGCTGCTCAGCAGGCCTGGTCTGCTCTTCAACAGCAGTCCGACTGGGACAGCAAG GTTTCCTTGAGGTCCAATGTGTCCGAAGATGATGATCCCCCTATGATGTCATCAACTTCAACCTCGACATCAACTTCACT GGAACCCACGATGTCATCATCACAAAGCGAACCAATGAGTACAAGTGACTCCATAGTATTCATGGACTCATCAAACCCTCTCAATGATCAG GTTGCTGTGGAAAACGAGGGTAGGGCCGATAGTGTGAGTAACACACCAACCAAGTCCAG ATTTACATCACAGTTTGATTCCATAAAGTCTCTTGGAAAAGGAAGCTATGGTCATGTATACGAAGTAAGAGAAATACTGCTGAACAAGAAGTATGCCCTCAAGATTGTCTGTGGTAAAAA aAAAGCTCTGCGAGAGGTGAAGGCATTATCAGACCTTCATCACACCAACATTGTGCGATACTACACTTGTTGGATGGAGGATACAGGTTACAAGCAGAACAGTTCAGCAGACAGCAGCTCTTCTCA GGAATCATCGCCACAGTTCCTTTACATTCAAATGGAGTTATGTGGCTCAAAAACACTGAGACACTGGATAAATGAGAGGAATACGAGAACTCTGCCAGAATCCAACAGACGACATGAGAGTCTAACCATCGCTCAACAAATAGTCAGTGGAGTCGAGTACATTCACTCCAAAAAACTCATCCACAGGGACCTGAAG CCTGCCAACATCATGTTTGGACAGGATGGAGCAGTGAAGATTGGAGACTTTGGTCTGGTCACTGCTGATGATGTCGACGATGAAAATCCAATGGAGAGAACTAACAAATCAGGAACCTTTTCTTACATGGCTCCCGAACAA CTTGAGAACATCTATGACCGGAAGGTGGACATATTCGCCTTCGGGCTGATATACTTTGAgctcctctggaaaatgtctacTGGCCATGAAAGAGGGAAG GTTTTCGGAGATGCCAGAAATCAGAAGTTCCCCAGAGAGTTTCCACTTTCTCAAGAG gaACAAATAATGAAGTCAATGCTGTGTAAGGAGccaaaacaacgagctgaaGCAAGTGCTCTAAAGGCAGAGCTGGAAAAGTTGGCTCACATTCTCAACCCTCAAAAAACtgaacatcagcaaaatgtaaCAGTCTGA